From a single Sporosarcina oncorhynchi genomic region:
- the gerQ gene encoding spore coat protein GerQ produces the protein MNQYYWYPGYQQQQQQPTTPPATTYLNGGRPPFREESYIENILRLNRGKIGTFNFSFESAIEAGKNTLSIRGMVEAAGRDHVIISEFQTGRRYLMPMIYFDYAVFDEELNYFNQQT, from the coding sequence ATGAATCAGTATTATTGGTATCCAGGATATCAGCAACAACAGCAACAACCTACCACGCCACCGGCCACGACGTACTTAAACGGAGGCAGACCTCCATTTCGCGAAGAATCGTATATTGAAAATATTTTACGTTTGAACAGAGGAAAAATCGGGACATTCAATTTCTCTTTTGAAAGTGCAATTGAAGCAGGCAAAAACACATTAAGCATTCGTGGAATGGTTGAAGCAGCCGGACGCGACCACGTTATCATCAGTGAATTCCAAACCGGCCGGCGCTACCTCATGCCAATGATCTACTTCGATTATGCCGTTTTCGATGAAGAGTTGAATTATTTCAATCAACAGACATAA